GACGCGGCAGCCCGGCCCCGCGTATAGAGATCGGACGCCGACGCCAGCAAACGATCTTGGACGGGCGCGGACACGGAGTCTATGGGAGCACACCTCCGCCACTGTCCATAACGCCCGTCCGGGTTTCTCAGAGCACGACGGTCGGCGTGACGACGGTGCGGCGGTGCGCGCCCGCACCGAGGTGCACGAGGATCTGCGTGGTCCCGCACGGAACGCGCTCGAGCACGAAGCGGCCGCCCTCGTCGGTCTCGGTCGCGAACGTGCCCGCGTCGGCGACTCGGACCTCCACCTCGTACTCGCCAGCGGGCGCGAGCCAGCCGTCGATCCGGTGCACCTTCCCGATCTTGGTCAGGTTGATCATCACGGTGAGGTCGCTGACCGTGAACGTGATCGTCCCGGTCGCCGTGCTGCGCACGCCGGCCAGTTCGTCGAGCCGTTCCCAGCGCGCGACCTCGACGTCGAGGTTCTCGAGTTCGAGCGCGAACTGGACCCGCTGCACCAGATCGTCCGGCGGCGGGTCGAGCTCGTCGAGGAACCGGCCGATATCGGCCAAAATGGTTTCGTCGTCCGGAATCGCGTTGCCGTGTCCCGGCCGACCGACGTTGTCGCTCACCGGTCACCCCCTTCTCCTGCAAGCAGATCGCGCATCGAGTCGAGGCAGCGGCCCCGGGTGGGACCGACGCTGCCGCGCGGCATCTGCATGGCCTCGGCGACCGCTCGGTACTCCGCGCGTCCCGCGAGAACCGTCAGCCGCAACAGCTCCTGGCAGCGATCCGGCAACCGGAGGAAGGCGCGCCAGACCCGGCGGTCGCGATCGGCGCGAACGGCTTCCTCCTCAGGAGCCGGATGATCGCTCTCGAGCGTCGCAGCGACCTCGTCGCTGAGCGGCACCGGCTGCAAGCGCCGCCCGTAAGGACGCGTCGCCTCGCGGCGGGTGGTGGTGATCAGCCACGCGGCGAGCGCACGCGGGTCGCGCAGCTTCGCCAGTTGGCTGAACAGTGCGAGCCAGACCGTCTGGACCACGTCCTCGGCCAGTTGCCGGTCCAGACCGTTCGCGCGCGCGACATGCCACACGAGCGGGGTGAGCTCTTCCACGAGTTTCGCCATGGCGCGCCGATCACCGCCCCGAGCCGCCTCCATGCAGGCGGCGTGCAGATCGGCGCCGGTCAAGCCCTCCCAGGGCGGGTCTACCTCGGTGGTATGCACGTCGGTCACCGTAGCTGCCTCCCTCCGGAGCCGCGTTGACCTGGGCAGCAGAGCCCAGCGCCGTGTCGGCGCGGACCCGGTCGCGGCCGGCCCGTTCGCTGGCCGGTCCCCGGAACGATGGTGGATCGCTGTGGTCGTCACTGCTCTTCGGGTGGGGTCGTTGATGCGACTGATGCCCGCGGGCCCGAGGGGGCCCGTGGGTGGTGCCTGAGCTGGTGGATTCGGTCGGTTGCCTGACGGTCTCATGAGAGAGGAGCGGCCAAGCAGTACTCAGATACCTCGATCTCTGACTTTTTTGAAGAAATTTTTCGGCGCTCGGCGCGGGCCGCGTTTCCGCAGGCAGTGGCTAGCTGCCCCGGCCAGGACCCGGGGCACCCGGGGCGACTCTCGCCGAACGCGACCGGCCCCCAATACCCCTCGCATCCGACGGCCCGACCCTGCCCTGCCGCGGACCCGCGTCGCCACGGCCCGGTCCTGCCGGGGCTCGCCTCGCCTCGCCGCGGCCCGACCCTGCCTCGGTCCGCGCACCGTCCCGGCCGGACAGATCCCTCCCCAGGATCGGCCCGCCCGGGCCGGCCGCGCGCCCGGACTGGAGGGTTCGCGTGCCCGTCGGGCCGAGTGGATTCCCCTCCCTGAATCCACTCGGCTGACGGACCCGCGAACCGGTTCCCGGCCTTCCCGGAGCGGCGCCGCCGCACCGGTTCGTCACGCAACCGGCCGAGCCCGGTCAGCGCGGCGGTTCCCTCCCCGGAACCACCCCGCCGGCTTATTGCTTCGCCAGGTCGGGTTTCGCGGCGCGCCGGCTCGGCCGTGGACAGCGGCCGATCCGTTGCGCTGGCCGGAGAAGGCCGCGTACCGGCCGGCGCGAGCGGTGCGCCCGCACCGGCCGATACGTCCTCCCCCATCGGGACCCCGCTCCCCACCGGGGTCCCGCCGGACGGAATTCCTCCCCGAATCCGCCCGGCCGACGACGTCCGGCAGCCCCCTCGGCTCCCGGATGCCGTCCGTCTGGCTATTTCACGTTGCCGCGTTCGTCCAACGGCTCGTGGTTGCTGTTCGGGCTGATCGTCCCGCCTTCCGGACGCGGCACCGGGGGCTTGGCGACCGGCTGCGTCGTGGTGGTCGGCGTGCGTTCATCGTTCTGATCCGCAGGCATCTGAGCCCTCCCTGTGACCTCGGTTCGCCCCATAGGACGCACCCAGGATGCTTCCAGATACACGGAGCGCCGAAGTTTTCCGACTTTTTCGGATCGGACGATCAGGAAGGCCGCCGCAACTCCCCCGGATGCCATCCCGCTGTGACGGCGGGTAACTCTTTCGCGAGCGCGGCGGCCCACGCGCGGTAGCCGGTCGGACCGGGGTGGAATCGGTCGCTGGCGAACATGTCCGGCTTGAGCAGGCCGGACGCCAGCGGGACGTAGCGCACGCCAGGGAGCCGTACGAGCGAGCGCGCTGCCCGATCGAGTGCGGCCGACCAGGCGCCCAGCACATCCCGGAGCGGACGCGGCAACGACGGGAAGCTGCCGAGCGGCGGTACTCCGGCGAGCACGATCGGGACATCGCCGATCCGCCGGCGGACTTCGATGACGATCTTCAGCAGATCCCGCCGGTAGCGTGCGGCGGAGCGCAGCTCCAGGGTGTCGTTCACACCGAGGACGACGACCACCGCATCGGCTGGCTGGATGCGCGGGACCAGCTCGTCGAGCACCACTCGGGCCGAAGCTCCCGTGCTGCCCAGCGCTTGCCATCGCACCGCGCGTCCGGACGCGGCGATCGCGGACGCGAGTTGGCCGGTGAGCGCTTCGGCGTGGGTGGGCGCTCCGACACCGTCCACCGTCGACTCGCCGATGACGGCGAGCCGGAACGGAGGTCCGGTGCCGAGCGCGCCCGCGGTCGGCCCGGCGGCCCCGGGGAGCCGCGGAGTCGCCCGGCGCACTCGAACCGCCTGCACCGCGAGCACTGGCGTGAGCAGGAAGAGGAGGAACAGCCGAAGAACTGCCATGCCCGCGACAGTAGCGACAGGCACCGACAAACCGGGGCGGGCGACGGGAGTTGTCCACAGGGCGAGCAAGTTGTGGACAACTCTGGGGATACTTTGCCGCGAACTCGGGGAACGCGTGTTGAACTGCGCGGGAACGGGGATTCAGCGCGGTAGCGCGGTGGTTCGCAGAGCGATGACCAGGGAAGAGATCGGCGATTGCCGGCAGTTGTGCACAGCCACCCGCACCGCCCGTGTCTCACCCCTGCGCGATAGACACCGTCTTCCCCGCCAACTCGTCCTCGCCGATCGCGTCCAGCAAGAACCGGGCCACCTCCGCCCGTGAGATCTGGAAGCTGCCTCGCACATCTGCCCCTACCCGGCTGCGTACGCGGCCCCGGGCTGGGCCGTTCGTCAGCCTCGTCGGGCGGACGATCGTCCATCGCACGTCCGGTTCCGCGTGCAGCACCGCTTCCATCTCCCGCAGGTCGGCATACGCGTTGCGCAGCACCGCTCCCAGCAGCGGCTTCAGCACGAACCGCGCTGGCAGGCTGTCTCCGGGCGCGGGCAGACCAGAGGCGCTCACCACCACGAACCGCGTCGACGAACCGCGCAATGCCGACACCACGGCTCGCGCGCCGTCCGCGTTGACGGTCGTCGGATTGCGGTCGCCTGGGCCCAGCGCGAGCACCACGGCGTCTCGGCCGGTCACCGCATCGGTCAGGGCTGCCCCGGTCAGCGAAGGGCGCTCGGCGACGTCCAGCCGAGAGTGCGCGGGAACGGCCAGCCGCGAGGCGGCACGGACTACCGCGGTGACATGCCAGCCGCGGGCCAGAGCTTCCCGCACGGCGAGTCCGCCGGTTCGGCCGGTCGCACCCAGGACGGTGATCTTCATCGGGAAACCTCCACGGCCAACAGGGGTGAGTGTTTACTCACCAGGTAGGGTAAGTGAACACTCACCCCGCTGAGAAGTCCTCAGGGAGCAAGTACATGGGAAGTCGCGAGGAGATCGTCGCCGCCGCCGCGGCGGTGATGCGGGAGCAGGGGTACGCGCACGCCACGACCAAGGCGATCGCGCAGGCGTCCGGCTACTCGGAAGCCTTGCTGTACAAACACTTCAAAGACAAGACCGCACTGTTCCTCGCCGTGCTCAAGGAAGAGCTGCCAGACCTCGCCGCCACCGCGGCCAGGCTGGCCGAGGAACCCGGGAAGGCCGGCGTCCAGGACAATCTCGCTGAACTGGCGGCGACCGCACTGGCCTTCTACTGCGCGAGTTTTCCGATCTCCGTCTCGATCTTCTCCTCGCGCGACCTGCTGCGCACTCACCGGGAGAGCCTCGAAAACGGCCCCGGCACGGCGATCGGGCTCGTGGCCGGCTACTTCGCCGCCGAGGTCAGGCTGGGCAGGCTGCCGCGCGACACCGACGTGGACGCGACCGCCCGGCTGCTGCTCGGCGCGTGTTTCCAGGAAGCGTTCCTCGCGTCCTTCGAGGAGCGGCCGCCGGAACCAGACCTCGCTATCCGGCTCGCCGCGGCGATCGCCGGTTAGCTGCGCGCTTTACGCATCTCATGCCAGCGGTCGTACATCTTGTCGACCTCGACCAGCATGAACGCCAGGAAGTCCCGCATCTCCGCCAGCCGTTTCCCAGCCGGCGTGTCCTGGCCGAGCGCCTCGATGCCTTCCGAGGCCGCGTCGCGCCACATGATCAGGAAGCGGTCGCGCTTGAGGAAGGTCGCGTACCAGAGGTCGTCGTAGAGCCGGTAGTGGTCGCGGCGCTCACCAGGTTCGCGGACCTTCGTGACCAGGCCGACCTGGTCCAGATACCGCACCGCGCCGGAGATCGCGGCCGGGCTCACCGACAACTGCTCCGCCAGCTCGGCAGCGGTCAGCTGCCCGGAATCCGTCGTCATCAGTGCCGCGAAGACTCGGGCGGACATGCGCTGCATGCCGATCTGGGCCATCACGAGACCCAGGCTCTCGACGTATCGGCGGACGGCGTCCTCGTCACGTTCCGTCTCAGGCGTCGTCATCTGTCCATCCTCTCCCACCGCATCCGGGAGGATCACTCGGTCCAGACATTTTCTTAACTTCACAACTTCGTGAAATAAGTGTAGCTTTCAAGTCATGGGAAACGCCATCTCGATCTCCGGCCTGCACAAGGCATTCGGCCGGGTGCAGGCCCTCGACGGCCTCGATCTTCAGGTTCCCGCGGGGGAAGTACACGGATTCCTCGGCCCGAACGGCGCCGGGAAGTCCACCACCATCCGGGTGCTGCTCGGGCTGCTGCACGCCGACGCCGGCGAGGTCCGGCTGCTCGACGGCGACCCGTGGCGGGACGCGGCGAGCCTGCACCAGCGGCTCGCCTACGTCCCCGGCGACGTCAATCTCTGGCCCAATCTCTCCGGCGGCGAAGTCATCGACCTGCTCGGCCGGCTGCGCGGCGGCCTCGACCAGAAGCGCCGCAAGGAACTCGTCGAGCGGTTCGACCTCGACCCGCGCAAGAAAGGCCGCACCTACTCCAAGGGCAACCGGCAGAAGGTCGCCATCGTCGCCGCCCTCGCGTCCACTGTGGACCTGCTGCTGCTCGACGAGCCGACCTCCGGCCTCGACCCGCTGATGGAGGCCACCTTCCAGGAGGTCATCCAGGAGGAACGCGCGCAGGGCCGCACCGTGCTGCTGTCCAGCCACATCCTCGCCGAGGTGGAAGCCTTGTGCGACAAGGTGAGCATCATCCGAAGCGGCCGCACCGTCGAGACCGGCACGCTCGCGCAGCTGCGCCACCTCACCCGCACCTCCATCGCCGCCGAGCTGGCCGGACCGCCGAACGGGCTGGCCAAGCTCGCCGACGTGCACGACCTCAAGGTAGAGGGCAACCGCGTCCGTTTC
This sequence is a window from Amycolatopsis benzoatilytica AK 16/65. Protein-coding genes within it:
- a CDS encoding GbsR/MarR family transcriptional regulator, whose product is MTTPETERDEDAVRRYVESLGLVMAQIGMQRMSARVFAALMTTDSGQLTAAELAEQLSVSPAAISGAVRYLDQVGLVTKVREPGERRDHYRLYDDLWYATFLKRDRFLIMWRDAASEGIEALGQDTPAGKRLAEMRDFLAFMLVEVDKMYDRWHEMRKARS
- a CDS encoding ABC transporter ATP-binding protein, with the protein product MGNAISISGLHKAFGRVQALDGLDLQVPAGEVHGFLGPNGAGKSTTIRVLLGLLHADAGEVRLLDGDPWRDAASLHQRLAYVPGDVNLWPNLSGGEVIDLLGRLRGGLDQKRRKELVERFDLDPRKKGRTYSKGNRQKVAIVAALASTVDLLLLDEPTSGLDPLMEATFQEVIQEERAQGRTVLLSSHILAEVEALCDKVSIIRSGRTVETGTLAQLRHLTRTSIAAELAGPPNGLAKLADVHDLKVEGNRVRFDVETRSLDDALRQLTQIGVRSLESRPPTLEELFLRHYADELKPSEAQK
- a CDS encoding NAD(P)-dependent oxidoreductase codes for the protein MKITVLGATGRTGGLAVREALARGWHVTAVVRAASRLAVPAHSRLDVAERPSLTGAALTDAVTGRDAVVLALGPGDRNPTTVNADGARAVVSALRGSSTRFVVVSASGLPAPGDSLPARFVLKPLLGAVLRNAYADLREMEAVLHAEPDVRWTIVRPTRLTNGPARGRVRSRVGADVRGSFQISRAEVARFLLDAIGEDELAGKTVSIAQG
- a CDS encoding RNA polymerase sigma factor, whose amino-acid sequence is MTDVHTTEVDPPWEGLTGADLHAACMEAARGGDRRAMAKLVEELTPLVWHVARANGLDRQLAEDVVQTVWLALFSQLAKLRDPRALAAWLITTTRREATRPYGRRLQPVPLSDEVAATLESDHPAPEEEAVRADRDRRVWRAFLRLPDRCQELLRLTVLAGRAEYRAVAEAMQMPRGSVGPTRGRCLDSMRDLLAGEGGDR
- a CDS encoding TetR/AcrR family transcriptional regulator, producing MGSREEIVAAAAAVMREQGYAHATTKAIAQASGYSEALLYKHFKDKTALFLAVLKEELPDLAATAARLAEEPGKAGVQDNLAELAATALAFYCASFPISVSIFSSRDLLRTHRESLENGPGTAIGLVAGYFAAEVRLGRLPRDTDVDATARLLLGACFQEAFLASFEERPPEPDLAIRLAAAIAG
- a CDS encoding SGNH/GDSL hydrolase family protein, with the protein product MAVLRLFLLFLLTPVLAVQAVRVRRATPRLPGAAGPTAGALGTGPPFRLAVIGESTVDGVGAPTHAEALTGQLASAIAASGRAVRWQALGSTGASARVVLDELVPRIQPADAVVVVLGVNDTLELRSAARYRRDLLKIVIEVRRRIGDVPIVLAGVPPLGSFPSLPRPLRDVLGAWSAALDRAARSLVRLPGVRYVPLASGLLKPDMFASDRFHPGPTGYRAWAAALAKELPAVTAGWHPGELRRPS